In Terriglobia bacterium, one genomic interval encodes:
- a CDS encoding DNA-binding protein has product MNPNGKFKDTAQSAPCVGLKPRTLEKLRCIGGGPEYYKLGRKVYYTDETLTAWAESRRRTSTSQ; this is encoded by the coding sequence ATGAATCCGAACGGCAAATTCAAAGACACCGCACAATCGGCGCCCTGTGTGGGGCTCAAACCTCGCACCCTTGAGAAATTGCGTTGCATCGGCGGCGGGCCTGAGTATTACAAGCTCGGGCGCAAAGTCTATTATACCGATGAAACCTTGACGGCCTGGGCGGAATCTCGCCGGCGTACATCCACCAGTCAGTAA